The DNA segment GGCCTGGTCAAACTTCAGGAAACAGGGGAAGAAAACCCTCCTCTCTCAGTTCTTTCCAAACAAGTATGTGAGTTGGAATCCTAGGCGCTCAAACTACCCACTATCTGAAGAGGTTGATCCTATCAAGAGGACGGAGAGGTCGAACCTCATGTTATGGACGAGTCCAAGGTTTACTCTAGTGGGGGCTATTGTAATAGTCACATTTCTTTTGGTCTACACCATTCTTTATCCAATTAAATGATTCAACTAAGTTCTGTTACCGTCCAAGAAAGTAGACCCTATGCTGTAAAAGTATGATGAAGTATATAAGGAAATGGGCATAGGATAGTGAATTGTAAGTAAATGCAACTACTAACAgtattttttttgtaaaatttttcctGGTCTATTGCAAATATTTTTTTCTTCATTGAGGTGTAAAACTTTCATTTGTTGCTAAATGTTATTAATTTCCAATCATTAATGGGAAGAGGGAAATAATGAACGCCCACCAAATTATGCTGTGGATATTTCTCAGGTGTCTTAAGAGGGGTGACTTGTAGTGGAAAAAGGGTTGGGGGAGGGCCGGAGGGGGGTGGGTTGAGGTTTATTAAAGCAGTTGATCAAGTATCAAATATTTCAAATTGCTATTCATGTGGCTGTGTCTGAGGTATATGAGAGGATTGTATATAGAATTTCCTCCAACATTTTACATGTTTGTATTAGTTGGAAGATTTTCTCAACTAAGCCATTACTTACTGAAGATTTCTTTTGAAGAGAATAAGTTGGATTTTTTGGCAAAAATCAAGCCTGATCTTTGCATGAG comes from the Hevea brasiliensis isolate MT/VB/25A 57/8 chromosome 5, ASM3005281v1, whole genome shotgun sequence genome and includes:
- the LOC110633795 gene encoding uncharacterized protein LOC110633795, yielding MQMDIQAHLSYSLSSSMITKFSFPSFSSYYPLRPFCSRKKSRESSQNGDDNGDKSSTDWDKAWSNFRKQGKKTLLSQFFPNKYVSWNPRRSNYPLSEEVDPIKRTERSNLMLWTSPRFTLVGAIVIVTFLLVYTILYPIK